A genome region from Nicotiana tabacum cultivar K326 chromosome 13, ASM71507v2, whole genome shotgun sequence includes the following:
- the LOC107819578 gene encoding putative apyrase 7, which produces MVLNKVTEMFSAAVARFSNPKTSSTPYPSSGLPPLPGSLNISSLDQKNKLRLSSSLQDLSAYRRLDLEDGDLNPEIERGSTNLKRLNLFKRENLGTSFSKVKGSPAVNSARTKWKRVILVLLCLLLVAFLLYMLFFYLNLFRGESKFYVVLDCGSTGTRVYVYQSSPNYKKDSDLPIVLRSLPEGFQRNSRLQSGRAYNRMETEPGFDKLVHNTSGLRKAIKPLIKWAVKQIPKHAHKSTYLYLYATAGVRRLPNSDSEWLLNNAWSILKSSPFTCKREWVKTITGMEEAYYGWIAMNYHTGILGAKPKKGTFGALDLGGSSLQVTFESKENLPDETSLELNIGAVNHHLTAYSLAGYGLNDAFDKSVVQLLKSLPKISNADLTSGNLEIKHPCLNSGYKEQYICTHCVSLYQEGGNPTTGREVSGKGGKPGVRVQLVGAPKWEECNSLAKVAVNLSEWSGKNPGIDCELQPCALAENLPRPYGQFYAMSGFYVVYRFFNLTPDAALDDVLEKGQEFCEKTWDVAKTSVAPQPFIEQYCFRAPYVVFLLREGLHITDSQVTIGSGSITWTLGVALLEAGKAVSTGVELISYKLLLMKMHPIILFAILFASLAVLLCALSCVGKWMPRFFRRQYLPLFGNNSASSTSIINIPAPFSFRRWSPVITGEGRVKMPLSPTVANTQQRPFDTGHGFGGNGIQLTESSLYSSSSSVAHSFSSGSLGQMQFESSSTGSFWSPHRSQQRLQSRRSQSREDLISSLAEVPLPPKV; this is translated from the exons ATGGTGCTTAATAAAGTTACAGAAATGTTTTCCGCTGCAGTGGCTCGTTTTTCGAACCCAAAGACGTCTAGCACTCCATATCCATCATCGGGGTTACCACCTCTGCCAGGTTCACTTAATATTTCTAGCTTAGATCAGAAGAACAAGTTGAGACTTTCCTCATCCCTTCAGGATCTTTCTGCATACCGGCGGCTTGATCTGGAAGATGGTGATCTTAACCCTGAAATAGAGAGGGGTTCAACTAATTTAAAACGGCTAAATCTTTTCAAGAGAGAAAACTTGGGTACAAGCTTCTCCAAGGTGAAGGGGTCACCAGCAGTCAATTCTGCACGAACGAAATGGAAGCGAGTTATCTTAGTTCTCCTCTGCTTGCTATTGGTTGCATTTCTCctatatatgttatttttttaTCTTAATTTATTCCGCGGAGAGTCAAAGTTTTATGTTGTGCTTGATTGTGGTAGCACTGGGACTCGTGTTTATGTATATCAATCATCCCCTAACTATAAAAAAGATAGCGATCTCCCTATTGTATTGAGATCATTGCCAGAGGGTTTCCAGAGAAACTCAAGATTACAGAGTGGACGGGCTTACAACAGAATGGAGACGGAACCTGGATTTGACAAattggtgcacaacacatctggATTGAGAAAAGCAATCAAGCCACTAATTAAGTGGGCAGTGAAGCAAATCCCCAAGCATGCGCATAAATCTACTTATCTCTATCTTTATGCTACAGCTGGAGTCCGCAGGCTGCCAAATTCAGATTCAGAATGGCTTCTCAACAATGCTTGGTCCATTTTAAAAAGTTCGCCTTTTACGTGCAAGAGAGAATGGGTCAAAACTATCACTGGCATGGAGGAAGCCTATTATGGATGGATAGCTATGAATTACCACACCGGTATATTGGGGGCAAAACCTAAAAAAGGAAcatttggtgctcttgacttAGGTGGCTCATCGCTGCAGGTTACTTTTGAGAGCAAGGAAAATCTCCCTGATGAAACTAGCTTAGAGCTGAATATTGGTGCGGTTAATCATCATCTTACTGCTTATTCCTTAGCAGGATATGGCCTAAATGATGCTTTTGACAAGTCTGTAGTTCAGCTTCTCAAGAGCCTTCCCAAGATCAGTAATGCAGATCTCACCAGTGGAAACCTTGAGATCAAGCATCCGTGTTTGAATTCTGGTTACAAGGAGCAATATATCTGTACTCATTGTGTTTCCCTATACCAAGAAGGTGGTAATCCTACCACTGGGAGAGAAGTTTCTGGTAAAGGGGGAAAGCCTGGAGTTCGTGTTCAGCTTGTTGGAGCTCCAAAATGGGAAGAATGCAATTCACTTGCAAAAGTTGCTGTCAATTTGTCTGAATGGTCTGGCAAAAATCCAGGAATTGATTGTGAGTTGCAGCCCTGTGCTCTTGCAGAAAATCTTCCTCGTCCTTATGGCCAGTTCTATGCTATGTCTGGTTTTTACGTGGTATATCGTTTTTTCAACTTGACCCCTGATGCTGCGCTGGATGATGTATTAGAAAAGGGTCAGGAATTTTGTGAGAAGACTTGGGATGTCGCAAAGACTAGTGTTGCACCTCAGCCTTTCATAGAACAGTATTGCTTCAGGGCACCATACGTTGTCTTTTTGTTGAGAGAAGGCTTGCACATTACTGATAGTCAGGTAACCATTGGTTCCGGAAGTATTACTTGGACACTAGGTGTTGCACTGTTGGAAGCTGGAAAGGCAGTTTCAACTGGGGTGGAACTTATTAGTTACAAGCTATTGCTCATGAAGATGCACCCAATTATTCTGTTTGCTATTTTGTTTGCTTCATTAGCTGTTCTTCTTTGTGCATTATCATGTGTTGGGAAGTGGATGCCCAGGTTCTTCCGTAGGCAATATCTCCCCCTTTTTGGGAATAATAGTGCTTCATCCACATCTATAATCAACATTCCAGCTCCTTTCAGTTTCAGGCGGTGGAGTCCTGTTATTACAG GTGAAGGAAGAGTGAAAATGCCACTCAGTCCAACAGTTGCTAATACACAACAGAGACCATTTGACACTGGGCATGGTTTCGGTGGCAATGGTATCCAGCTCACTGAATCTTCTTTATATTCATCATCTAGTAGTGTCGCACATAGTTTTTCATCAGGGAGCTTGGGTCAGATGCAATTTGAAAGTAGTAGCACGGGTTCCTTCTGGTCCCCACACAGAAGCCAACAGCGTCTCCAGAGCAGGAGATCCCAGTCACGAGAAGATCTTATTTCTTCACTGGCTGAAGTGCCCTTGCCTCCAAAGGTCTAA